From Amycolatopsis sp. cg9, one genomic window encodes:
- a CDS encoding carbohydrate ABC transporter permease, producing the protein MTTLQSESHKAGLRQKVATLGKPRKATYVVLAIFVLGSLFPFYWSFLVASRDNGMLTERIPPFVPGGNFFANASRVFDTVPFWKALANSVIVSGTVTLTTVLFSSLAGFAFAKLRFRGRNKLFVFIVVTLAVPTQLGIIPLFIAMSELGWTGTLTAVIVPNLVTAFGVFWMRQYTVDALPYELIEAARVDGCSMIRIFWNVCLPAVRPAAAILAMFTFMMSWNDFLWPLVVLDAGNPTVQVALEKLQSGYYVDYSLVLAGTTLATIPILIVFVLLGRQIVAGIMQGAVKG; encoded by the coding sequence ATGACGACGCTCCAGAGTGAGAGCCACAAAGCCGGACTACGGCAGAAGGTCGCCACGCTCGGCAAGCCACGCAAGGCGACCTACGTCGTGCTGGCGATCTTCGTGCTCGGTTCGCTGTTCCCGTTCTACTGGTCGTTCCTGGTGGCCAGCCGCGACAACGGGATGCTCACCGAGCGCATCCCGCCGTTCGTGCCCGGCGGCAACTTCTTCGCCAACGCCTCGCGGGTGTTCGACACGGTGCCGTTCTGGAAGGCACTGGCCAACAGCGTCATCGTGTCCGGCACGGTGACCCTGACGACGGTGCTGTTCTCGTCGCTGGCCGGGTTCGCCTTCGCGAAACTGCGGTTCCGGGGGCGGAACAAGCTGTTCGTGTTCATCGTCGTCACGCTCGCCGTGCCCACCCAGCTGGGCATCATCCCGCTGTTCATCGCGATGTCCGAACTGGGCTGGACCGGGACCCTGACGGCGGTGATCGTGCCCAACCTGGTCACCGCGTTCGGCGTGTTCTGGATGCGGCAGTACACAGTGGACGCACTGCCGTACGAGCTGATCGAGGCCGCGCGCGTCGACGGCTGCAGCATGATCCGGATCTTCTGGAACGTCTGCCTGCCCGCGGTCCGGCCGGCCGCCGCGATCCTGGCGATGTTCACGTTCATGATGTCCTGGAACGACTTCCTGTGGCCGCTGGTGGTCCTGGACGCGGGCAACCCGACCGTCCAGGTCGCGCTGGAGAAGCTCCAGAGCGGCTACTACGTCGACTATTCGCTGGTGCTGGCCGGCACGACCCTGGCCACCATCCCGATCCTCATCGTCTTCGTCCTCCTCGGCCGCCAGATCGTGGCCGGGATCATGCAAGGTGCCGTGAAAGGGTGA
- a CDS encoding cellulase family glycosylhydrolase, whose protein sequence is MKRLLSLVVAALVGGAVLTASPAAAAPTPALSRESAHLGSALSRESAASGTGTGYWHASGAQLVDATGAPVRMTGINWFGAETGNYSPHGLWSRNYRDMLDQMAGLGYNTLRLPYSNQLFDSGSKPTSIDAVQNPDLQGLSGLQVLDKIIAYAGTKGMRVLLDRHRPDSGAQSPLWYTAAYSESRWISDWTMLAQHYKGNTTVIGADLHNEPHAIQGGGGACWGCGDTATDWRLAAERAGNAVLAANPDWLIVVEGIDCVSGTGDPQCGWWGGNLSGARQFPVRLSKPDKLVYSAHEYATSVFAQPWFSDPSFPANLPALWDHFFGYLQKQNIAPVLLGEFGSTLADPRDKTWLQELMKYAGTGTSGMSFTYWSWNPNSGDTGGILNDDWTTVNQAKQAILQPYLIPPVGSGGGTTDPPPAVSCAVTYHVDNTWQGGFVASVTLKNTGTSPLKTWALGWTEPAGVQITGGWGATVTQSGQQATAKAPTWAPDLAGGASTSIGFQATGASAGSPSGFAVGATACTT, encoded by the coding sequence ATGAAGCGACTGCTCTCCTTGGTGGTCGCCGCACTGGTCGGGGGCGCCGTTCTCACGGCGTCCCCGGCCGCCGCGGCCCCCACTCCCGCACTTTCACGTGAAAGTGCCCACCTGGGGTCCGCACTTTCACGTGAAAGTGCGGCCTCGGGAACCGGGACGGGCTATTGGCACGCCAGCGGTGCCCAGCTCGTGGACGCGACCGGCGCGCCGGTGCGGATGACCGGGATCAACTGGTTCGGCGCCGAAACCGGCAACTACTCGCCGCACGGCCTGTGGAGCCGCAACTACCGGGACATGCTCGACCAGATGGCCGGCCTCGGCTACAACACGCTGCGGCTGCCGTATTCGAACCAGCTGTTCGACAGCGGGTCGAAACCGACCAGCATCGACGCCGTCCAGAACCCGGACCTGCAGGGGCTGTCCGGGCTGCAGGTGCTCGACAAGATCATCGCCTACGCCGGCACCAAGGGCATGCGCGTGCTGCTCGACCGGCACCGGCCGGACTCCGGCGCGCAATCGCCACTTTGGTACACGGCCGCGTACTCGGAGAGCCGCTGGATCTCCGACTGGACGATGCTCGCGCAGCACTACAAGGGAAACACCACGGTCATCGGTGCGGACCTGCACAACGAACCGCACGCGATCCAGGGCGGCGGGGGAGCGTGCTGGGGCTGCGGGGACACCGCGACCGACTGGCGCCTGGCCGCCGAACGCGCCGGCAACGCGGTGCTGGCCGCCAACCCGGACTGGCTGATCGTCGTCGAGGGCATCGACTGCGTCAGCGGCACCGGCGACCCGCAGTGCGGCTGGTGGGGCGGGAACCTCTCCGGGGCCCGGCAGTTCCCGGTGCGACTGTCCAAACCGGACAAGCTCGTCTACTCCGCGCACGAGTACGCGACTTCGGTGTTCGCGCAGCCGTGGTTCTCCGACCCCTCGTTCCCGGCGAACCTGCCGGCGCTGTGGGACCACTTCTTCGGCTACCTGCAGAAGCAGAACATCGCGCCGGTGCTGCTCGGCGAGTTCGGCAGCACGCTCGCCGACCCGCGCGACAAGACCTGGCTGCAGGAACTGATGAAGTACGCCGGCACCGGGACCTCCGGGATGAGCTTCACCTACTGGTCGTGGAACCCGAACTCGGGCGACACCGGCGGCATCCTCAACGACGACTGGACCACGGTCAACCAGGCCAAGCAGGCGATCCTGCAGCCGTACCTGATCCCGCCGGTCGGTTCGGGCGGCGGGACGACCGATCCGCCGCCGGCGGTGAGCTGCGCGGTCACCTACCACGTCGACAACACCTGGCAGGGCGGGTTCGTCGCCTCGGTGACCCTCAAGAACACCGGGACTTCGCCGCTGAAGACCTGGGCGCTCGGCTGGACCGAGCCTGCGGGGGTGCAGATCACCGGCGGCTGGGGCGCCACCGTCACCCAGTCCGGGCAGCAAGCGACCGCGAAGGCGCCGACCTGGGCGCCCGACCTCGCCGGCGGCGCTTCGACGTCGATCGGCTTCCAGGCGACCGGCGCCTCGGCCGGTTCGCCCAGCGGCTTCGCCGTCGGCGCGACCGCGTGCACCACCTGA
- a CDS encoding LacI family DNA-binding transcriptional regulator, with translation MEDVAAFAGVSRSTASRALNDDAYVSAAAREKVQAAARDLGYSPNQAARSLVTRRTGAIAVVLSEPENRLLDDPYRTSVMRAGYRELADVGRQMVLIFSDTREDLSKTVRFLEGGHVDGALVFAPHRADPLPKALRLLRIPVVFGGQAAGIRRGVHVVDFDNEGGARLAVEHLVAAGRRRIGTIAGPQDQSASIDRLAGWRKTLLDAGLDPADLAEEADFTLSGGANAMSALLARHPDLDAVFVASDMMAVGALRTLDAAGRRIPADVAVVSFDDNATLAPAMDPPLTSVHQDPREQVHAMVETLLQLLDDQSLKPRQQVLPVSLAVRASS, from the coding sequence CTGGAGGACGTCGCGGCGTTCGCCGGCGTGTCGCGGTCGACGGCGTCGCGCGCGCTGAACGACGACGCGTACGTCAGCGCGGCGGCGCGCGAGAAGGTCCAAGCCGCGGCCCGTGACCTGGGCTATTCCCCGAACCAGGCGGCCCGCTCGCTGGTCACCCGCCGCACCGGCGCGATCGCCGTGGTGCTCTCGGAGCCGGAAAACCGGCTCCTCGACGACCCGTACCGGACGTCCGTCATGCGCGCCGGGTACCGCGAACTCGCCGACGTCGGCCGCCAGATGGTGCTCATCTTCAGCGACACGCGCGAGGACCTGAGCAAGACCGTCCGGTTCCTCGAGGGCGGGCACGTCGACGGCGCGCTGGTGTTCGCGCCGCACCGGGCCGACCCGCTCCCCAAGGCCCTGCGCCTGCTGCGCATCCCGGTCGTGTTCGGCGGCCAGGCGGCCGGCATCCGCCGCGGCGTCCACGTCGTCGACTTCGACAACGAAGGCGGCGCGCGCCTGGCGGTGGAACACCTGGTCGCGGCCGGGCGCCGGCGGATCGGCACGATCGCCGGCCCCCAGGACCAGAGCGCCTCGATCGACCGCCTCGCCGGCTGGCGCAAGACGCTCCTGGACGCCGGCCTCGACCCGGCCGACCTGGCCGAAGAAGCCGACTTCACGCTGTCCGGCGGCGCGAACGCGATGTCCGCCCTGCTCGCCCGCCACCCGGACCTCGACGCGGTGTTCGTCGCGAGCGACATGATGGCGGTGGGCGCGTTGCGCACCCTGGACGCGGCGGGCCGCCGCATCCCGGCCGACGTGGCAGTGGTCAGCTTCGACGACAACGCCACCCTGGCCCCGGCGATGGACCCCCCGCTGACGTCGGTGCACCAGGACCCGCGCGAGCAGGTCCACGCGATGGTGGAGACGTTGCTGCAGCTGCTCGACGACCAGAGCCTGAAGCCGCGGCAGCAGGTCCTGCCGGTTTCGCTGGCGGTGCGCGCCTCGAGCTGA
- a CDS encoding glycoside hydrolase family 6 protein yields MRSEFWSPKRKVRLAAASSVTAAAVVAGLLVAGGSPATAATGCKVTYTVNQWDTGFTANLAVTNLGDALTSWDVQWDFAGNQQVQQGWSATFSQSGKHVSAKNPSWGGALGSNATASFGFNGSYSGTNAVPGTFTLNGVVCDGSTGGPSTTPTTPTTPTTPTTPTTPTTVTTTPQPGTHVDNPYAGAKGYVNPDWSAEVSAAAAAKGGTLGAQMAKVANTSTAVWLDRIAAIEGTSSARGLRGHLDAALSQASGGTPVTIQIVVYDLPNRDCAALASNGELQAGSNGLARYKSEYIDPIASILSDAKYAPLRVVAVVEPDSLPNLITNTATAKCAEAQSTGAYTQGIQYALNKLHAISNVYNYLDIAHSAWLGWDSNFGPFVNLVKQTLQGTTAGVNSIDGFISDTANYTPLTEPNLPDPNLTVGGQQIKSATFYQWNPYFAEVPFATAMYNAFVSAGLPSGIGMLVDTSRNGWGGAARPSGASGSTVDSYVNSGRIDRRLHRGNWCNQSGAGLGVRPTASPAAHFDAYVWIKPPGESDGASSQIPNDEGKGFDRMCDPTYHGSDQANGGNLTGALPNSPLSGKWFQAQFEELVQNAYPAVQ; encoded by the coding sequence ATGAGGAGTGAATTCTGGTCCCCGAAGAGGAAAGTGCGGCTCGCCGCGGCTTCCTCGGTGACGGCCGCCGCGGTCGTCGCGGGGCTGCTGGTGGCCGGCGGCAGCCCGGCGACCGCCGCCACCGGGTGCAAGGTCACCTACACCGTCAACCAGTGGGACACCGGCTTCACCGCGAACCTCGCGGTGACCAACCTCGGCGACGCCCTCACGAGCTGGGACGTCCAGTGGGACTTCGCCGGCAACCAGCAGGTGCAGCAGGGCTGGAGCGCCACGTTCAGCCAGAGCGGCAAGCACGTGAGCGCGAAGAACCCGTCGTGGGGCGGCGCGCTCGGGTCGAACGCGACGGCGAGCTTCGGCTTCAACGGCTCGTACTCCGGCACGAACGCCGTCCCCGGCACGTTCACGCTCAACGGCGTCGTCTGCGACGGCAGCACGGGCGGCCCGTCGACCACCCCGACCACCCCGACCACCCCCACGACGCCGACCACCCCGACCACGCCCACCACGGTGACGACCACGCCGCAGCCGGGCACCCACGTGGACAACCCATACGCCGGCGCGAAGGGGTACGTGAACCCGGACTGGTCGGCCGAGGTGAGCGCGGCAGCCGCGGCCAAGGGCGGCACGCTCGGCGCCCAGATGGCCAAGGTGGCCAACACTTCCACGGCCGTCTGGCTCGACCGGATCGCGGCCATCGAAGGCACGTCGAGCGCGCGCGGCCTGCGCGGGCACCTCGACGCGGCGTTGAGCCAGGCGAGCGGCGGCACGCCGGTGACGATCCAGATCGTCGTCTACGACCTGCCGAACCGCGACTGCGCTGCGCTGGCGTCCAACGGTGAGCTGCAGGCCGGTTCCAACGGCCTGGCCCGGTACAAGAGCGAGTACATCGACCCGATCGCCTCGATCCTGTCCGACGCGAAGTACGCGCCGCTGCGGGTCGTGGCGGTCGTCGAGCCGGACTCGCTGCCGAACCTGATCACCAACACGGCGACGGCCAAGTGCGCCGAAGCGCAGTCGACCGGGGCGTACACGCAGGGCATCCAGTACGCGCTGAACAAGCTGCACGCGATCTCCAACGTCTACAACTACCTGGACATCGCGCACTCGGCGTGGCTGGGCTGGGACAGCAACTTCGGCCCGTTCGTCAACCTGGTCAAGCAGACGCTGCAGGGCACGACGGCCGGGGTGAACAGCATCGACGGCTTCATCAGCGACACGGCGAACTACACCCCGCTGACCGAGCCGAACCTGCCCGACCCGAACCTGACCGTCGGCGGGCAGCAGATCAAGTCGGCGACCTTCTACCAGTGGAACCCGTACTTCGCCGAGGTGCCGTTCGCCACGGCGATGTACAACGCGTTCGTCTCGGCCGGCCTGCCCAGCGGCATCGGCATGCTGGTCGACACCTCCCGCAACGGCTGGGGCGGCGCGGCCCGGCCCAGCGGCGCGTCGGGGTCCACCGTGGACAGCTACGTCAACTCCGGCCGGATCGACCGGCGGCTGCACCGCGGCAACTGGTGCAACCAGAGCGGAGCCGGCCTGGGCGTGCGGCCGACGGCCTCGCCCGCGGCGCACTTCGACGCCTACGTCTGGATCAAGCCGCCGGGTGAGTCCGACGGCGCGAGCTCGCAGATCCCGAACGACGAAGGCAAGGGCTTCGACCGGATGTGCGACCCGACCTACCACGGCAGCGACCAGGCGAACGGCGGCAACCTGACCGGCGCCCTGCCGAACTCGCCGCTGTCGGGCAAGTGGTTCCAGGCCCAGTTCGAGGAACTGGTCCAGAACGCCTACCCGGCGGTGCAGTAA
- a CDS encoding carbohydrate ABC transporter permease, translated as MTVLDKVAPEGSKAGERTSPRPTFRHRLSRWDVKVSPYLYIAPFFILFGIVGLFPLLYTAYVSLFKWEAGSDDPDFIGLDNFKELFADAQFWNALTNTISIFLLSSVPQIIIAVLLAALLGARLRGATGWRVGILLPYAASLVAIGIIFANLFGPKYGLINGVLQTIGLDPVDWQANRFGSHVAIAIMVNWRWTGYNALIVLAAMQAIPKELHEAALIDGAGTWRRFWNVTLPLLRPTLIFVTITSTIGGLQIFTEPKLFDAMPGSNNGGSTNQFQTVTLYLYQTAFQNADLGYASAIAWVLFLIIVLIALGNFFLTGRLARPQAVKKK; from the coding sequence ATGACCGTCCTCGACAAGGTCGCGCCGGAAGGGAGCAAGGCCGGGGAGCGCACGTCTCCCCGGCCCACCTTCCGTCACCGGTTGAGCCGGTGGGACGTCAAGGTCTCGCCGTACCTCTACATCGCGCCGTTCTTCATCCTCTTCGGGATCGTCGGGCTGTTCCCGCTGCTCTACACGGCGTACGTCTCGCTGTTCAAGTGGGAGGCCGGAAGCGACGATCCCGACTTCATCGGCCTCGACAACTTCAAGGAGCTCTTCGCCGACGCGCAGTTCTGGAACGCGCTGACGAACACGATCAGCATCTTCCTGCTCTCCAGCGTCCCGCAGATCATCATCGCCGTGCTCCTGGCGGCCCTGCTCGGCGCCCGGTTGCGCGGTGCGACCGGCTGGCGGGTGGGCATCCTGCTGCCGTACGCGGCCAGCCTCGTCGCCATCGGCATCATCTTCGCCAACCTGTTCGGACCCAAGTACGGGCTGATCAACGGCGTGCTGCAGACCATCGGGCTGGACCCGGTCGACTGGCAGGCCAACCGCTTCGGCAGCCACGTCGCGATCGCGATCATGGTCAACTGGCGCTGGACCGGCTACAACGCCCTGATCGTGCTGGCGGCCATGCAGGCCATCCCGAAGGAGCTGCACGAAGCGGCGCTGATCGACGGCGCCGGCACGTGGCGCCGCTTCTGGAACGTCACCCTGCCGCTGCTCCGGCCGACGCTGATCTTCGTCACCATCACCTCGACGATCGGCGGCCTGCAGATCTTCACCGAGCCGAAGCTGTTCGACGCCATGCCCGGGTCGAACAACGGCGGTTCGACCAACCAGTTCCAGACCGTGACGCTGTACCTCTACCAGACGGCGTTCCAGAACGCCGATCTCGGCTACGCCTCGGCGATCGCCTGGGTGCTGTTCCTGATCATCGTGCTGATCGCGCTGGGGAACTTCTTCCTCACCGGCCGGCTCGCCCGTCCCCAGGCGGTGAAGAAGAAATGA
- a CDS encoding glycoside hydrolase family 48 protein — MRSSPRWRRLRRSRGLALVTATVAAAAALVAPPPALGADVACSVTYTTNDWDSGFTANVSLRNDGSPLDSWKVGWTFLDGQKVQQGWSATFAQTGAAVTASNLSYNGHLDTGASTGFGFNGTKGSANRPPTDFSVNGTACTGANKAPTVTLTSPTASGTYYAPATVPLAATAADSDGTVSKVEFYAGDTLLATDTAAPFEGSWGNVPAGTYSITAKAYDNKGASMSSSPVSVKVLSGPTIVATPATAQVKQGGTTTFAVSLAGAPTAPVTVAVARTAGSTDLTATPASLTFSTTNWNTPQNVTVKSADNGGALGSATFTASSSGYTAATVTVNEISSSTSDYQLAFLTQYNKIKDPNNGYFRKFGNILVPYHSIETLIVEAPDHGHETTSEAFSYYLWLEASYGRVTGDWAPFNQAWTSIETYAIPSAADQPGNSGYNASKPATYAAEYPSPKQYPSQLQTNVSVGADPIAAELKAAYGSADVYGMHWLLDVDNIYKFGHCEDGTNTAPAFINTFQRGSQESVWETVTQPSCDILKFGGKNGYLDLFTGDSSYAKQWKYTNAPDADARAVQVAFQAEKWAAAQGKSADVSAVVKKASKMGDYLRYSLFDKYFKKIGNCVGASSCAAGTGKDSEHYLVSWYYAWGGSMDSSSAWAWRIGDGAAHQGYQNPLAAYALSADPGLKVTSATGASDWATSLGRQLEFLQWLQSSEGGLAGGATNSWDGQYGTPPSGTPTFYGMFYDQQPVWHDPPSNQWFGFQTWGMERIAEYYQATNDARAKKILDKWVPWAIANTTVGAGGSFQIPADLTWSGAPDTWNATSPGSNTSLHVTVKNYSNDVGVAASLAKTLLYYASGSSNAQAKTVGEQLLTALSANTDTQGIAVPETRSDYNRFDDAYNATTDQGLYVPSGWTGTMPNGDPITSSSTFTSIRSFYKSDPQWPKVQSYLDGGAAPTFTYHRFWAQSEIATAFAAHVALFG, encoded by the coding sequence ATGCGTTCCTCACCCCGATGGCGCAGATTGCGCCGGTCGCGCGGCCTGGCCCTGGTCACGGCCACGGTCGCGGCCGCCGCCGCGCTGGTCGCCCCACCTCCGGCGCTCGGCGCCGACGTCGCCTGTTCCGTCACCTACACCACCAACGACTGGGACTCCGGGTTCACCGCCAACGTCTCGCTGCGCAACGACGGCTCGCCGCTCGACAGCTGGAAGGTCGGCTGGACCTTCCTCGACGGCCAGAAGGTCCAGCAGGGCTGGAGCGCCACCTTCGCCCAGACCGGCGCCGCGGTCACCGCGTCGAACCTCTCCTACAACGGCCACCTCGACACCGGGGCGAGCACCGGCTTCGGCTTCAACGGCACGAAGGGCTCCGCCAACCGGCCGCCGACCGACTTCTCCGTCAACGGCACCGCGTGCACCGGGGCCAACAAGGCGCCGACGGTCACGCTGACCTCGCCCACCGCGAGCGGCACCTACTACGCCCCCGCCACGGTCCCGCTCGCCGCGACCGCCGCGGACAGCGACGGCACCGTGAGCAAGGTCGAGTTCTACGCCGGGGACACGCTGCTGGCCACCGACACGGCCGCGCCGTTCGAAGGCAGCTGGGGCAACGTCCCGGCCGGGACCTACTCGATCACCGCCAAGGCCTACGACAACAAGGGCGCGAGCATGTCGTCCAGCCCGGTCAGCGTGAAGGTCCTCTCCGGACCGACGATCGTCGCCACCCCGGCGACCGCGCAGGTCAAGCAGGGCGGCACGACGACGTTCGCGGTCAGCCTCGCCGGCGCGCCCACCGCCCCGGTGACCGTCGCCGTGGCCCGGACGGCCGGCAGCACCGACCTCACCGCGACCCCCGCGAGCCTCACCTTCTCGACGACGAACTGGAACACCCCGCAGAACGTCACCGTGAAGAGCGCGGACAACGGGGGAGCGCTCGGCAGCGCCACCTTCACCGCGAGCAGCTCCGGCTACACCGCGGCCACGGTGACGGTGAACGAGATCTCGTCGTCCACATCGGACTACCAGCTCGCGTTCCTCACGCAGTACAACAAGATCAAGGATCCGAACAACGGCTACTTCCGCAAGTTCGGGAACATCCTGGTGCCCTACCACTCGATCGAGACGCTGATCGTCGAGGCGCCGGACCACGGGCACGAGACGACGTCGGAGGCGTTCAGCTACTACCTGTGGCTGGAGGCGTCCTACGGCCGGGTCACCGGTGACTGGGCCCCGTTCAACCAGGCCTGGACGTCGATCGAGACCTACGCGATCCCGTCGGCGGCCGACCAGCCCGGCAACTCCGGCTACAACGCGAGCAAGCCGGCGACCTACGCGGCCGAGTACCCGAGCCCGAAGCAGTACCCGTCGCAGCTGCAGACCAACGTCTCGGTCGGGGCCGACCCGATCGCGGCGGAGCTGAAGGCGGCCTACGGCTCGGCGGACGTCTACGGCATGCACTGGCTGCTCGACGTCGACAACATCTACAAGTTCGGCCACTGCGAGGACGGCACGAACACCGCGCCCGCGTTCATCAACACCTTCCAGCGTGGTTCGCAGGAGTCGGTCTGGGAGACGGTCACCCAGCCCAGCTGCGACATCCTGAAGTTCGGCGGCAAGAACGGCTACCTCGACCTGTTCACCGGCGACTCGTCGTACGCGAAGCAGTGGAAGTACACCAACGCGCCCGACGCGGACGCCCGCGCCGTGCAGGTGGCCTTCCAGGCCGAGAAGTGGGCGGCCGCGCAGGGCAAGAGCGCGGACGTCTCGGCGGTCGTGAAGAAGGCGTCGAAGATGGGCGACTACCTCCGGTACTCGCTGTTCGACAAGTACTTCAAGAAGATCGGCAACTGCGTCGGCGCGTCCAGCTGCGCGGCAGGCACCGGCAAGGACAGCGAGCACTACCTGGTCTCCTGGTACTACGCCTGGGGCGGCTCGATGGACTCGTCCAGCGCCTGGGCGTGGCGGATCGGGGACGGCGCGGCCCACCAGGGCTACCAGAACCCCCTGGCCGCGTACGCGCTTTCGGCGGACCCGGGGCTGAAGGTCACCTCGGCCACCGGCGCGAGCGACTGGGCGACCAGCCTCGGCCGGCAGCTGGAGTTCCTGCAGTGGCTGCAGTCGTCCGAAGGCGGGCTCGCCGGCGGCGCGACCAACAGCTGGGACGGCCAGTACGGCACCCCGCCGTCGGGCACCCCGACGTTCTACGGGATGTTCTACGACCAGCAGCCGGTCTGGCACGACCCGCCGAGCAACCAGTGGTTCGGCTTCCAGACGTGGGGCATGGAGCGGATCGCCGAGTACTACCAGGCGACGAACGACGCCCGCGCCAAGAAGATCCTCGACAAGTGGGTCCCCTGGGCGATCGCCAACACCACGGTCGGTGCCGGCGGGAGCTTCCAGATCCCGGCCGACCTGACGTGGTCCGGCGCGCCGGACACCTGGAACGCGACCAGCCCGGGCTCGAACACGAGCCTGCACGTCACGGTGAAGAACTACAGCAACGACGTCGGGGTCGCGGCCTCGCTCGCCAAGACGCTGCTCTACTACGCGTCCGGGTCGAGCAACGCCCAGGCCAAGACGGTCGGCGAGCAGCTGCTGACGGCCCTGTCGGCGAACACCGACACCCAGGGCATCGCGGTGCCGGAGACCCGGTCGGACTACAACCGGTTCGACGACGCCTACAACGCCACCACGGACCAGGGGCTGTACGTGCCCTCGGGCTGGACGGGCACGATGCCGAACGGCGACCCGATCACCTCGAGCTCGACGTTCACCTCGATCCGCTCCTTCTACAAGAGCGACCCGCAGTGGCCGAAGGTGCAGTCCTACCTGGACGGTGGCGCCGCGCCGACGTTCACCTACCACCGGTTCTGGGCGCAGTCGGAGATCGCCACGGCGTTCGCCGCGCACGTCGCCCTGTTCGGCTGA
- a CDS encoding ABC transporter substrate-binding protein gives MRTIRNGLVLALGITMTALGATACGGGGDATPPAAGPNEHVDLTLATFTEFGYEALIPEYERLHPNIKITHRKTGQGGPYHEELVTKLAAGSGLADVTALEEGHLSDFLDKGSKFNDLSKIGPADASPDRWLSWKYDAAKTKDGKLIGYGTDIGPLAMCYRKDMFKAAGLPDDPEAVKPLFATWDSYFAAGADFVKKSNGKAWFDSAAQNFNAMVNQLPQGYIGSDDKLAVEGNQGIKDAWTKVTDAVAKGESAKLTAFSNEWNTGFKQGAFATKVCPAWMLGVIKEQAGPENAGKWAVTAAFPGGGGNWGGSYLTVPTQSKHPKEAAELAAWLTAPEQQIKAFQAKGTFPSQVKALTDPALLGKTDDYFGGTKVGELFAEQAKKVQKPQYKGPGDGQIQENASSPALQAVEQGKSAADGWNQMVEAAKKITR, from the coding sequence GTGAGAACGATCCGGAACGGCCTGGTCCTGGCACTGGGCATCACGATGACGGCGCTCGGCGCCACGGCCTGTGGTGGCGGCGGTGACGCAACGCCCCCCGCCGCGGGTCCGAACGAGCACGTAGACCTGACGCTGGCGACGTTCACCGAGTTCGGCTACGAGGCCCTCATCCCGGAGTACGAGCGGCTGCACCCGAACATCAAGATCACCCACCGCAAGACCGGCCAGGGCGGCCCGTACCACGAAGAGCTCGTCACCAAGCTCGCCGCCGGCTCGGGCCTCGCCGACGTCACGGCGCTCGAAGAGGGCCACCTGTCCGACTTCCTCGACAAGGGTTCGAAGTTCAACGACCTGAGCAAGATCGGACCGGCCGACGCCTCCCCCGACCGCTGGCTGAGCTGGAAGTACGACGCCGCCAAGACCAAGGACGGCAAGCTCATCGGCTACGGCACCGACATCGGCCCGCTCGCCATGTGCTACCGCAAGGACATGTTCAAGGCCGCCGGCCTGCCGGACGACCCCGAAGCGGTCAAGCCGCTGTTCGCCACCTGGGACAGCTACTTCGCCGCGGGTGCGGACTTCGTGAAGAAGAGCAACGGCAAGGCGTGGTTCGACTCGGCCGCGCAGAACTTCAACGCCATGGTCAACCAGCTCCCCCAGGGCTACATCGGCAGCGACGACAAGCTGGCCGTCGAGGGCAACCAGGGCATCAAGGACGCCTGGACCAAGGTCACCGACGCGGTCGCCAAGGGCGAGTCGGCCAAGCTCACCGCGTTCAGCAACGAGTGGAACACCGGCTTCAAGCAGGGCGCGTTCGCCACGAAGGTGTGCCCGGCCTGGATGCTCGGCGTGATCAAGGAGCAGGCCGGCCCGGAGAACGCCGGCAAGTGGGCGGTCACCGCGGCCTTCCCCGGCGGCGGCGGGAACTGGGGTGGCTCGTACCTGACCGTGCCGACGCAGTCGAAGCACCCGAAGGAGGCCGCCGAGCTCGCGGCCTGGCTGACCGCCCCGGAGCAGCAGATCAAGGCGTTCCAGGCCAAGGGCACGTTCCCGAGCCAGGTCAAGGCCCTCACCGACCCCGCGCTGCTGGGCAAGACCGACGACTACTTCGGCGGCACGAAGGTCGGCGAGCTGTTCGCCGAGCAGGCCAAGAAGGTCCAGAAGCCGCAGTACAAGGGCCCGGGCGACGGCCAGATCCAGGAGAACGCGTCCAGCCCGGCCCTGCAGGCGGTCGAACAGGGCAAGTCGGCGGCGGACGGCTGGAACCAGATGGTCGAAGCCGCGAAGAAGATCACGCGCTGA